In Halarcobacter mediterraneus, the genomic stretch CTTCTATCTCTTTTGAAAAAGCTCTATCTTGTTTATTAGGAACAAGTCCAAATGATGTAACTCTAGGTCTTTGTTCCATTTTTCTATCATTTTCATTAACTTGAGCAACAATCATAACAACACCTTCATTTGCCATGGTTTGTCTATCAATTACAATGTCATCTGCAATTTTATTATTAAGTTGATTGTCAATATAAACTTTACCAGTTTTAACAGATTTCACTTTTTTAAGATATTTTGGAGTAACTTCTACTTGTTCTCCATCACTCATAATATAAGTATTTCTTTCTAATACACCACAATCAATACCTGTCCTTGCATGTCTTAATGCATGATTATATTCACCATGAATAGGCATAAAGAATTTAGGTTTAACTAATCTTAACATTAATTTTTGTTCCTCTTGAGCAGCATGTCCAGATACATGAATTTCACTAAAATCTTGATATGCTACTTGTGCACCAGCTTTAAGTAAATGATTAATAATAGCAGATACACTTGCTTCATTTCCAGGAATTGCTTTTGCAGAAAGAATAATTTGATCCCCTGGCTTAATTTTAATATGTCTATGCTCATGGATTGACATTCTATATAAAGCACTCATAGATTCACCCTGACTACCAGTTGTTACAATAAGAACTTCTTTATCATCATATTTATTTACTTCATGTGCTTCAATAAATTGATCCCTTGGGAATTTTATATATCCTAAACTCATAGCAATTTCAAGGTTCTTTTCCATTGATCTTCCAATAACACATACTTTTCTACCATATTTAATTCCATGTTCAATTGCTTGAGAAACTCTATGAATATTAGATGAGAAAGTAGACATTATCACTCTACCTTTTGCAGAAGAAAATAATCTATCAAATGTAGGTCCTACTGTTCTTTCTGATTTTGTAAATCCAGGAGAGTGAGAGTTTGTTGAATCAGACATAAGTAATAGAACACCTTTTTCTCCATAGTGTGCAAATCTATGTAAATCTGTTGGAAAGCCATCTATTGGAGTATGATCTATTTTAAAATCTCCTGTATGAATAATAGTACCAGCTTCTGTAGTAATAGCTAAAGAAGATGAATCAATAATAGAGTGAGTAATATGAATCCATTCTATTTCAAAATCTCCAATTTTGACTGGTACTCTTTTTTCAATAGGTCTAAATAGTTTTCTATATTCTCTCATCTTATGTTCATCAAACTTTGAACCAATCATTTCTAATGGTAATGATGTTCCATAAATAGGAAATTGCATCTCTTTATATAAATATGGCATAGCACCAATATGGTCTTCATGTCCATGGGTAATAATTACAGCTTCAATTTTATTTTTAATTTCTCTTATATAAGAGAAATCTGGAATTAAAATATCAACACCATGCATATCTTCATCAGGGAAACTCATTCCTACATCAACAATAATTGCACTCTTTTCAGTTTCAACTACCATCATATTTCCACCAATTTCACCTAAACCACCAAGAGGTGTTATCCTAATTTTTGCATTTGTTGAAAGGTTTAATTTATTATGTGGATTTAATCTATTTTTATGAGACTTTTCATTTATAATATATGCTTTTTTTAAGTCTGTTAACCAACTTTTATTAGTTTTACTGCTATTTGTTCTAGCTCTAGGATTTGGTTTTCTTCTTTTATTATATGGTTTCTTCTCAGAAGACTTTTCTTGTTTCTGAGTACCATTTTTTTGTTCAGTATTTTCTTGTTCTACTTTATTTGTTTCGTTGTTTTCCATTATTCACCTTTGTATACATTTGGCTATACAAAGATGCGCTTAACTCATGAGGTCTTAAAGTTTCTATTAAATCAAGATCACTATAAATATTAGATAAAAGTTCTTTATCATAAATATTGGATAAATTTTTAAAAAGCTTTTTTCTTGGTTGAGAAAAACAAACTTTTAAAAATTTTAAAAAACCTTTATCTAGTTTTACACCCATATCTTTTTTAATATATAGTATTGAAGACATAACTTTTGGCGGAGGGTCAAAAGACTCAGGAGGAACATCAAATAATATCCCATTTTCTTTCGAACATAGACTTGCTATAACACCCAAAGAAGAAAATTCTTTTTCATTTTCTTTTGCAGAAAACTTTAAAGCTACTTCTTTTTGAATCATCACAAGAATATTCTCACAATTATCATCTTCAATTGCTCTTAATATAATATTCGTCGCAATATAATAAGGAAGATTAGCTACTAAGTCATATTTATTTTCATATAGACTACCAGCTTCTTCCCATGCCGTTAAAACATCTGTGTGGATAAGTTGAAATCGGCCATTATCAAGTTCTATTGCAAACTTTGACTTTAAAATACTAATTAAATCAGTATCTACTTCATACGCTAGCGTATCTTTGTACTTGACTAACTTTTCTGTCAAATCACCTAAGCCAGGCCCAATTTCAACTAATTTATTACTATTATTGGGCATCGATTGGATGATTCTATTTAATATTGATTTGTCGATTAAAAAGTTTTGTCCAAACTTTTTCTTTGCTTTTATTAACTTTTTCATAAGAATAAATAGTATAGCTTCATTTAACTTACAATTAGATAAGATTTTACTTAATTTTAAGAAGGAATTTATATTGAGTTATTTTGCAAAAAGAATTATACCTTGTTTAGATGTAAAAGACGGAAGAGTTGTAAAAGGTGTAAATTTTATTGGATTAAGAGATGCTGGAGATCCAGTTGAAGTAGCTAAACGATACAATAATGAAGGTGCTGATGAAATTACATTTTTAGATATTACAGCAAGCCATGAAAATCGAGATACTATAGTTGATATAGTAAAAGATGTAGCTAAAGAAGTCTTTATCCCTCTAACTGTAGGAGGAGGCATAAGAAAGCTCGAAGATATCTACAATTTGCTTAATGTAGGTTGTGATAAAGTATCCATAAACTCTTCAGCAGTTGTTAATCCTGACTTTATTAATGAAGGTGCAAAACGATTTGGCTCACAATGTATTGTTGTTGCTATTGATGTAAAAAAAGTAGCAGATGGTTCATACCACGTTTTTGTAAAAGGTGGTAGAGAGGATACAAGAATTGATGCAATTTCATGGGCAAAAGAAGTATATGATAGAGGAGCTGGAGAAATTTTACTTACATCAATGGATACAGATGGAGCTAAAACAGGTTTTGAGTTAGAAATAACTTCAAAAATCTCTAGTATTGTTGATATCCCTGTCATTGCCAGTGGCGGTGCAGGAACAATGGAACACATAAAAGAAGCTTTTGAATGCGGAGCAAGTGCAGCACTTGCAGCATCAATTTTCCATTTTAAAGAAATTGATATTATGGAATTAAAAAACTACTTAAGAGAAAATAATATACCAGTAAGGATTTAATATGAAAAAAATTTGTTTATTAGCAGCAGTGCCAGCTTTATTATTCTCATTTGATGTGAATTTTAATAAAAAATTTTCTAAGACACTAGTTCAAGATACACTCACAACAAATTTAAGTATTGTAATTAAAGATGATAGTGAAAAAAAGATAAACAAAACACTTGAAA encodes the following:
- a CDS encoding ribonuclease J, which produces MENNETNKVEQENTEQKNGTQKQEKSSEKKPYNKRRKPNPRARTNSSKTNKSWLTDLKKAYIINEKSHKNRLNPHNKLNLSTNAKIRITPLGGLGEIGGNMMVVETEKSAIIVDVGMSFPDEDMHGVDILIPDFSYIREIKNKIEAVIITHGHEDHIGAMPYLYKEMQFPIYGTSLPLEMIGSKFDEHKMREYRKLFRPIEKRVPVKIGDFEIEWIHITHSIIDSSSLAITTEAGTIIHTGDFKIDHTPIDGFPTDLHRFAHYGEKGVLLLMSDSTNSHSPGFTKSERTVGPTFDRLFSSAKGRVIMSTFSSNIHRVSQAIEHGIKYGRKVCVIGRSMEKNLEIAMSLGYIKFPRDQFIEAHEVNKYDDKEVLIVTTGSQGESMSALYRMSIHEHRHIKIKPGDQIILSAKAIPGNEASVSAIINHLLKAGAQVAYQDFSEIHVSGHAAQEEQKLMLRLVKPKFFMPIHGEYNHALRHARTGIDCGVLERNTYIMSDGEQVEVTPKYLKKVKSVKTGKVYIDNQLNNKIADDIVIDRQTMANEGVVMIVAQVNENDRKMEQRPRVTSFGLVPNKQDRAFSKEIEDLLDTFLKNAKEGIFKNNRIVEDEIRKVVRKHCIRKYKKYPMIVPTLFVQ
- the rsmA gene encoding 16S rRNA (adenine(1518)-N(6)/adenine(1519)-N(6))-dimethyltransferase RsmA, whose translation is MKKLIKAKKKFGQNFLIDKSILNRIIQSMPNNSNKLVEIGPGLGDLTEKLVKYKDTLAYEVDTDLISILKSKFAIELDNGRFQLIHTDVLTAWEEAGSLYENKYDLVANLPYYIATNIILRAIEDDNCENILVMIQKEVALKFSAKENEKEFSSLGVIASLCSKENGILFDVPPESFDPPPKVMSSILYIKKDMGVKLDKGFLKFLKVCFSQPRKKLFKNLSNIYDKELLSNIYSDLDLIETLRPHELSASLYSQMYTKVNNGKQRNK
- the hisF gene encoding imidazole glycerol phosphate synthase subunit HisF — its product is MSYFAKRIIPCLDVKDGRVVKGVNFIGLRDAGDPVEVAKRYNNEGADEITFLDITASHENRDTIVDIVKDVAKEVFIPLTVGGGIRKLEDIYNLLNVGCDKVSINSSAVVNPDFINEGAKRFGSQCIVVAIDVKKVADGSYHVFVKGGREDTRIDAISWAKEVYDRGAGEILLTSMDTDGAKTGFELEITSKISSIVDIPVIASGGAGTMEHIKEAFECGASAALAASIFHFKEIDIMELKNYLRENNIPVRI